Proteins co-encoded in one Flavobacteriaceae bacterium MAR_2009_75 genomic window:
- a CDS encoding small-conductance mechanosensitive channel, which translates to MLNEYIDINSNSFLYLLSTLAVLFIAYFVLLRVIKRLGKNPKYLIPLETVKSVSAPIALILFSIFIRLESLRNLLGLQDYMYWFRKSSTLLFIFAFTWLILSAIKVIKHHVVGKYDLQSSDNFKARKVTTQFNILERIIIFIVIILAIGIALMSFEGIREIGVSIFASAGVAGIIIGFSAQKLIGTILAGIQIAIAQPIKIDDVVIVEGEWGRIEKIMLTYVVVKIWDKRRLIVPTTYFIEKPFQNWTKSSADILGTVFLYTDYNVPFDALRKELTRILESTDLWDKEVNVLQVTDTKANYVETRALMSAKDSPTAWDLRVHVREKLITFLQQNYPQSLARTRVSFESSLAVEKEK; encoded by the coding sequence ATGTTGAATGAATATATAGATATAAACAGCAACTCATTCTTGTATTTGTTAAGTACCCTTGCTGTACTTTTTATCGCATATTTTGTGCTCCTGCGAGTAATTAAACGATTAGGCAAGAATCCTAAATATCTGATTCCCTTAGAAACAGTAAAATCGGTCAGTGCCCCAATAGCACTTATTTTATTTTCTATTTTTATTCGGTTAGAATCACTTCGCAACCTTCTTGGGCTACAAGATTATATGTACTGGTTTCGAAAATCGAGTACGCTACTGTTCATATTTGCTTTCACGTGGTTAATCTTAAGTGCCATTAAAGTAATTAAGCATCATGTTGTTGGTAAATACGATTTACAATCAAGCGATAATTTTAAGGCCCGAAAAGTCACTACGCAATTCAATATTCTAGAGCGTATCATAATTTTTATAGTCATTATTCTTGCAATAGGTATCGCCTTAATGAGCTTTGAGGGTATCAGGGAAATCGGTGTGAGCATATTTGCCTCGGCAGGGGTTGCAGGTATCATTATCGGTTTTTCCGCCCAAAAATTGATAGGCACCATATTGGCAGGTATTCAAATTGCCATTGCCCAGCCCATCAAAATCGATGATGTCGTAATCGTGGAGGGTGAGTGGGGCCGCATCGAAAAAATAATGCTCACCTACGTTGTGGTTAAGATATGGGACAAGAGAAGGTTAATTGTACCCACCACTTATTTTATTGAAAAGCCTTTTCAAAATTGGACCAAATCATCTGCCGATATTCTAGGGACGGTTTTTCTCTACACCGATTATAATGTTCCGTTCGATGCTCTGCGTAAAGAGCTGACTCGAATTTTAGAGTCAACAGACCTATGGGATAAAGAGGTGAATGTTTTACAGGTAACCGACACGAAAGCCAACTATGTAGAAACTAGGGCGCTTATGAGTGCTAAAGATTCCCCCACGGCCTGGGATCTTAGGGTACATGTGCGAGAAAAATTAATCACTTTTTTGCAGCAAAATTACCCACAGAGTTTAGCTCGTACTCGAGTAAGTTTTGAAAGCTCCTTGGCTGTGGAAAAAGAAAAATAG
- a CDS encoding ferrochelatase, with the protein MKGVLLVNLGSPDSPTPKDVKPYLDEFLMDERVIDVNKLWRNILVRGIILQTRPKKSAEAYAKIWWDEGSPLIVISERFTEKLKTQTEMPVALGMRYGSMTIKNALQELHDKGVDDVLLVPLYPHYAMSSFETVVVKVMEEQKQFFPHIKLTTLQAFYKNPDYIKVLSQLIAEELKDFEYDHILFSYHGIPERHVRKSDPTNFHCKIDGSCCSTNSVAHNTCYRHQVYDTTELVKAELGLSEEKVSSSFQSRLAGDPWLKPYTDYEFERFPKEGKKRLAVITPAFVSDCLETLEEIAMEGKEQFLEAGGTDYKHIPCLNDNDAWVELMGKWVNDWQETGALPS; encoded by the coding sequence ATGAAAGGAGTTTTACTCGTTAATTTGGGTTCCCCTGATAGCCCAACGCCAAAAGATGTTAAGCCGTATCTCGACGAATTCTTGATGGATGAGCGTGTGATCGATGTAAACAAACTTTGGCGAAATATATTGGTCAGAGGCATTATTTTGCAGACCAGACCAAAGAAATCGGCCGAAGCATATGCTAAAATTTGGTGGGATGAAGGTTCTCCACTAATCGTTATATCTGAACGATTTACAGAAAAACTGAAAACCCAAACCGAGATGCCAGTTGCACTGGGTATGCGCTATGGCTCTATGACTATAAAAAACGCGCTTCAAGAGTTACATGATAAAGGTGTGGATGATGTGCTATTGGTACCTTTATACCCGCATTACGCTATGTCATCTTTTGAAACGGTAGTGGTCAAAGTGATGGAAGAACAAAAACAGTTTTTCCCTCATATTAAACTGACCACCTTACAGGCATTTTATAAAAATCCAGATTACATCAAAGTGCTTTCGCAACTGATTGCCGAAGAACTCAAAGACTTTGAATACGATCATATTCTGTTTTCTTATCACGGTATTCCCGAGCGGCACGTTCGCAAGTCTGATCCGACCAATTTTCACTGTAAAATCGATGGTAGTTGCTGTAGTACGAACTCCGTGGCACATAACACATGCTATCGACACCAAGTTTATGACACCACAGAATTGGTCAAGGCTGAACTTGGCCTATCTGAAGAAAAGGTGAGTTCTTCATTTCAATCAAGATTGGCAGGTGATCCATGGTTAAAACCCTATACCGATTATGAGTTCGAGCGTTTTCCGAAGGAGGGAAAAAAACGATTGGCGGTCATAACTCCCGCTTTTGTATCTGATTGCTTAGAGACTTTGGAGGAGATAGCTATGGAAGGAAAAGAACAGTTTCTAGAAGCCGGTGGTACCGATTATAAGCACATTCCATGTTTGAACGATAACGATGCTTGGGTAGAACTTATGGGCAAATGGGTCAATGATTGGCAAGAGACCGGTGCGTTGCCCAGCTAG
- a CDS encoding putative MATE family efflux protein (manually curated) codes for MAKVSAEQLGSEPIGKLLVKQAVPASIGILVMSLNILVDSIFVGNWIGAIAIAAINVVLPVSFFIGALGMAIGIGGSSIISRALGSNNHAKAVKTFGNQITLTFLITITMAALGLYFVDDLIPAFGGKGSIFELAKIYYTIVLYGIPFLAFSMMGNTVIRAEGKPKFAMIAMIIPSVGNLILDYVFIFIFDWGMHGAAWATTGGYILCFAYIAYFFFSKKSELKFTAQSLRLDLPIIKEIGSLGFVTLARQATTSVVYLLMNNILFGFGGEPLVAVYGIIGRMQMFALFPVFGVTQGFLPIAGFNYGAKKYQRVRKSINTAIKYASLLAAIVFILLMVFPQEIASLFLSDRADQSAADLAMNTFVLENIPTAMRLVFAAVPIIALQLIGSAYFQAIGKAVPAFLLTLTRQGFFFIPLILILPTYFDELGVWLSFPIADALATIVTGIYLWREVRRTLVPKS; via the exons ATGGCAAAAGTTTCTGCAGAACAACTCGGGTCTGAACCTATAGGTAAACTTCTGGTAAAGCAGGCCGTACCTGCCTCTATCGGTATTTTGGTGATGTCGCTCAATATTTTGGTCGATTCTATTTTTGTAGGTAATTGGATCGGTGCCATTGCCATTGCCGCCATCAACGTAGTACTGCCCGTTTCTTTTTTTATTGGGGCCTTGGGCATGGCAATCGGTATTGGTGGGTCTAGTATTATTTCAAGGGCCTTAGGTTCGAACAATCATGCAAAAGCCGTCAAAACGTTTGGTAACCAAATTACGCTGACCTTTTTGATTACGATCACGATGGCGGCACTCGGACTCTATTTTGTAGATGACCTTATACCAGCCTTTGGG GGTAAGGGTTCAATATTTGAATTGGCCAAGATTTATTATACTATCGTACTATATGGCATTCCGTTTTTAGCATTTAGTATGATGGGCAATACCGTAATTCGTGCGGAGGGCAAGCCTAAATTCGCCATGATCGCCATGATTATTCCCTCGGTGGGCAATTTAATTTTAGACTATGTATTTATCTTCATTTTCGATTGGGGAATGCATGGGGCAGCTTGGGCAACCACGGGCGGATATATATTGTGCTTTGCGTATATCGCTTACTTCTTTTTCTCTAAAAAATCAGAACTTAAGTTCACTGCTCAAAGTTTAAGGCTTGACCTACCGATTATTAAAGAAATCGGTTCTTTAGGTTTTGTGACCTTGGCACGACAGGCAACAACTAGTGTGGTTTACCTTTTAATGAACAATATACTTTTTGGCTTTGGAGGAGAGCCGTTGGTCGCAGTGTACGGTATTATCGGTCGAATGCAGATGTTCGCACTATTCCCCGTATTTGGGGTGACCCAGGGTTTTTTACCTATTGCCGGGTTTAATTATGGCGCTAAAAAATACCAAAGAGTACGAAAATCGATTAATACGGCAATAAAATATGCTTCACTGTTGGCTGCCATTGTATTTATTCTACTAATGGTTTTTCCCCAAGAGATAGCGTCTCTTTTTTTAAGTGACAGGGCAGACCAGTCCGCAGCCGATCTGGCGATGAATACTTTCGTGCTCGAAAATATTCCAACGGCCATGCGGTTGGTTTTCGCCGCTGTGCCAATTATAGCTTTACAATTGATAGGGTCTGCTTATTTTCAGGCGATCGGAAAGGCAGTACCTGCCTTTCTACTAACCCTAACACGACAAGGCTTCTTTTTTATTCCTTTGATATTGATTCTGCCCACCTATTTCGATGAACTTGGGGTTTGGCTTTCTTTCCCGATTGCCGATGCTCTTGCCACAATTGTGACCGGCATTTACTTATGGAGGGAAGTGAGAAGAACCCTCGTGCCTAAATCTTAA
- a CDS encoding platelet-activating factor acetylhydrolase isoform II, whose product MKIKVPINLGRVSSFLVFLSFLTTLHVSSQAFLYGDPLPDAPVLSARGEFKVGVRTLQLVNPNQIDILNSKDGKEVRYDRPLSVEVWYPADVSSSNAPTITYEEVMGTRGDSLRPLIPFQFKGRALRNAEPTKTSQPYPLIVVSHGYVGSRYLMTYLTENLASKGYIVVAIDHTDSTFRDANAFYSTLLNRAKDIKFVINEMAALKKKKPNEAWAKNIDSNTIGIIGYSMGGYGVLNVAGAGYSDGLTAFFAQMTGGSKAITDLVASNPEYKSQKDERIKAVVAFAPWGMERGVWDLDGLKGLKTPTFFVAGDQDDISGYEKGIKAIYEGSVNTDRYLLTYKNARHNVAPNPPPAEALQPGLSIDEYYRYAEPSWDQRKINNINQHFVTAFLGTYLKGKDYTEYLNISKNSNEKDWPGFKPRSSTGMELIYAEKAN is encoded by the coding sequence ATGAAAATCAAAGTTCCAATAAACCTCGGCCGGGTTAGTTCATTTTTAGTTTTCTTATCTTTTCTAACTACACTTCACGTAAGTAGTCAAGCATTTCTTTATGGAGACCCATTACCCGACGCCCCTGTTCTATCCGCTCGAGGTGAATTTAAGGTTGGCGTACGAACGTTGCAACTTGTGAACCCGAACCAAATAGACATACTTAATTCAAAAGATGGTAAAGAAGTAAGATATGACCGACCGTTGAGCGTAGAAGTCTGGTATCCGGCGGATGTTTCATCAAGTAATGCCCCCACTATTACTTATGAAGAGGTTATGGGTACCCGTGGTGATTCTTTGCGCCCGTTAATTCCTTTTCAGTTTAAAGGAAGGGCTTTAAGGAATGCAGAACCCACCAAAACTTCTCAACCCTATCCATTAATTGTCGTTTCGCATGGTTATGTCGGGTCTAGATACTTAATGACCTATTTGACCGAAAATTTAGCCTCGAAAGGCTACATAGTGGTCGCTATCGACCACACCGATTCTACTTTCAGAGATGCAAATGCTTTTTACAGTACACTACTGAACAGAGCTAAAGACATCAAATTCGTAATCAATGAAATGGCAGCTTTGAAGAAGAAAAAGCCAAATGAAGCTTGGGCCAAAAACATAGACAGCAATACTATTGGTATAATAGGATATTCTATGGGCGGTTACGGTGTACTCAACGTGGCCGGAGCTGGGTATAGTGACGGACTTACCGCATTTTTTGCCCAAATGACCGGAGGTAGTAAAGCTATAACTGATTTGGTTGCCAGCAACCCAGAGTACAAGAGTCAAAAAGATGAAAGAATCAAGGCCGTAGTGGCTTTTGCACCTTGGGGCATGGAGCGTGGGGTATGGGATTTAGATGGATTAAAAGGGTTAAAAACACCCACTTTCTTTGTAGCAGGGGACCAAGATGACATTTCGGGTTATGAAAAAGGAATAAAGGCAATATATGAAGGAAGTGTAAATACAGACCGTTATCTGCTGACCTATAAAAATGCCAGGCATAATGTAGCGCCCAATCCACCACCCGCCGAAGCACTGCAGCCCGGTCTAAGTATTGATGAATATTATCGGTATGCAGAACCTTCTTGGGATCAACGTAAAATCAATAATATCAACCAACATTTTGTAACCGCATTTTTGGGTACCTATTTAAAAGGAAAGGATTATACTGAATATTTGAATATTTCGAAAAACTCCAATGAAAAAGACTGGCCGGGCTTTAAGCCGAGGTCATCTACGGGAATGGAATTAATATATGCCGAGAAAGCAAATTAA
- a CDS encoding putative lumazine-binding protein codes for MKIIYLTLVSLFLVGACHAQNEEDDIRKNLQMYIDGTSYSEPDKITAPFYEDALMFLSKKGQPIYILSAKEYAQLFEKREKGKFNGREGSILSIDIANDIATAKVEILIKDQNLRFIDLFLLKKLEGNWKIISKAATLLPN; via the coding sequence ATGAAAATCATCTATCTTACTTTAGTATCGTTATTCTTAGTTGGTGCCTGTCATGCACAAAATGAGGAAGATGATATTCGAAAAAATCTTCAAATGTATATTGATGGCACCTCATATAGTGAACCAGATAAAATTACCGCTCCGTTCTATGAAGACGCCCTTATGTTCCTGTCAAAAAAGGGGCAGCCTATATATATTCTTTCAGCAAAAGAATACGCCCAGCTATTCGAGAAAAGAGAAAAAGGAAAGTTTAATGGGCGCGAAGGTTCGATATTGTCAATTGATATTGCCAATGACATAGCTACGGCCAAAGTAGAAATCTTGATTAAAGATCAAAACCTACGATTCATAGACCTGTTTCTTTTAAAAAAGCTAGAAGGCAATTGGAAAATAATCAGCAAGGCAGCTACCCTACTGCCTAATTAA
- a CDS encoding glucose/arabinose dehydrogenase: MKILIFLVFASIVGCTPTKPKSEENRTSITLPQKETVIDSLARPWSMAFISENEVLLSEKDGDLLRINLSTKKKHIVKGFPDDRLDSLLYRKSDYRLGTFPSRITDNKKYTFNAGIFEILLDSKFEKNRHVYISYVSKGTQGSTTKVIRAELQNDSLQNIKPLLLALPYSHGLYHYGGGMTFGSDGKLYITVGERLFNEDNQPETPIAQDKTDRRGKIYRINSDGTIPDDNPDFGPEAVEGLYAIGIRAAQGIKMEPKTGKIWFSEHGTHQGDEINILRPGANYGWPMITTGKYRGVNFFPKKNLDDDYTDPAWSWLQTVAPTGLTFYTGNEFPDWKGNLIVPGLSRGSLWRIRLEGETVKSMEELFIDERHRSRKAIMSPEGKLFLLTENLEHQKNGKIIRIKPQL, from the coding sequence ATGAAAATCTTGATCTTCTTGGTATTTGCGTCTATCGTCGGATGCACTCCCACAAAACCGAAAAGTGAAGAAAACCGCACTTCAATAACTCTTCCTCAGAAAGAAACCGTAATAGATAGCTTGGCCCGCCCTTGGAGTATGGCCTTTATTTCTGAAAACGAAGTATTGCTTTCTGAAAAGGATGGTGATCTTTTACGAATAAACCTCAGCACCAAAAAGAAGCACATTGTCAAAGGTTTTCCTGACGATAGGTTAGATAGTCTTCTGTACCGTAAGTCCGATTATAGATTGGGCACATTCCCGAGCCGTATAACCGACAATAAAAAATACACTTTCAACGCAGGTATTTTTGAAATACTTCTAGATTCCAAATTTGAAAAAAACCGTCATGTATATATTTCTTATGTCAGCAAAGGCACACAAGGTTCGACAACCAAAGTTATACGTGCCGAACTTCAAAACGATTCGCTACAAAATATTAAGCCATTACTATTAGCTCTACCCTATTCACATGGTCTTTACCATTACGGGGGCGGTATGACTTTCGGTAGCGATGGTAAACTATACATCACTGTTGGAGAAAGACTCTTTAACGAAGATAATCAACCCGAAACGCCTATTGCCCAAGATAAGACGGACAGACGAGGAAAAATTTATCGTATAAATTCAGATGGTACGATACCTGATGATAACCCTGACTTTGGTCCTGAAGCTGTCGAAGGACTTTATGCAATCGGCATACGCGCCGCACAAGGCATAAAAATGGAACCCAAAACAGGAAAGATTTGGTTTAGCGAACATGGCACTCACCAAGGTGATGAAATCAACATCTTACGCCCCGGAGCCAACTATGGTTGGCCAATGATAACAACGGGTAAATACAGGGGAGTTAATTTTTTTCCTAAAAAAAACCTAGATGATGATTATACTGATCCGGCCTGGTCTTGGCTTCAAACCGTTGCCCCTACCGGACTTACATTTTATACGGGCAACGAGTTTCCCGATTGGAAAGGCAATCTTATAGTACCAGGACTTTCGCGTGGAAGTCTCTGGAGAATTCGCTTAGAAGGAGAGACCGTAAAAAGCATGGAAGAGCTTTTCATCGACGAACGTCACCGCTCCCGTAAAGCGATAATGAGTCCTGAGGGTAAACTATTCCTATTAACCGAAAATCTTGAACACCAAAAAAACGGCAAAATCATTAGGATAAAACCACAATTATAA
- a CDS encoding AraC family transcriptional regulator, translated as MEGNAVILVISSLGIAQALFLCFYLFTLRKGNRRANIFLALLLLGLTIRIGKSILNVYLDLSPWQRNLGISGMLLAGPCLWFYGKALLQKPKTFNTITYIHLLPFLLFAILCAFVPNDGSYWAYVFYLGVFFHLSIYILLSVHVLSKTRGKAHRRISKWYRNLIFGTSLIWLFYIGNITGIIPLYIGGAIFFSFLVYTFSFLLLQRHDFSLEKYSTSNIDVATSKKLFIALKQLFKVEELYLDSTISLSKVAERIECSPRDVSRAINENQGKNFSEFVNAYRIQKAKALLADTAYLKEKIATIAYDCGFGNVTSFNLAFKAETQLTPSQYRNQFKPV; from the coding sequence ATGGAAGGAAATGCCGTGATACTGGTAATAAGTTCTTTGGGTATCGCCCAAGCATTATTTCTTTGCTTTTATCTTTTCACTCTTAGAAAAGGAAACCGAAGAGCCAATATTTTCTTGGCTCTTTTACTTCTTGGCTTAACTATTCGTATCGGAAAATCGATTCTCAATGTTTATTTAGATTTATCGCCTTGGCAACGTAATCTTGGTATCTCAGGGATGTTGCTCGCCGGGCCTTGCCTATGGTTTTATGGGAAAGCACTATTGCAAAAACCAAAAACATTCAATACAATAACCTACATTCACCTTCTCCCTTTTCTTCTCTTTGCTATCTTATGTGCTTTTGTTCCCAATGACGGTAGTTATTGGGCGTATGTTTTTTACTTGGGCGTATTTTTTCATTTGAGTATCTACATCCTTCTTTCAGTTCACGTGCTCTCAAAAACCAGGGGCAAAGCACACCGCCGCATCTCGAAATGGTATAGAAACCTCATTTTTGGCACAAGTCTCATCTGGCTATTCTATATCGGGAATATCACGGGCATAATTCCCCTATACATCGGCGGAGCAATTTTCTTTTCCTTTTTAGTATATACTTTTTCATTTCTTCTACTACAACGACACGATTTTAGCCTCGAAAAATATAGTACCTCTAATATTGACGTAGCCACATCTAAAAAACTGTTTATCGCCTTAAAACAATTATTCAAAGTAGAAGAACTATATCTCGATTCTACCATTTCTTTATCGAAAGTGGCCGAAAGAATTGAATGTTCTCCTCGTGATGTTTCTAGAGCTATAAATGAAAACCAAGGGAAAAACTTCTCAGAATTTGTTAATGCCTACCGAATTCAAAAGGCAAAGGCCCTGTTAGCAGATACCGCTTATCTTAAAGAGAAAATAGCTACGATTGCCTATGATTGTGGTTTCGGTAATGTTACCTCGTTCAATCTCGCTTTTAAGGCAGAAACCCAGCTAACCCCTTCACAATATAGAAACCAATTCAAACCTGTTTAG
- a CDS encoding EcsC family protein, with protein sequence MVSNTFTEKLSVEDELVLQNAKIKMEEIGWAMQGLNQIGNIIDKRIDLLPQKQQKWLQQISYNVLHTVVKSNLISMKNKQPKVPSNLLYKAMVTSSGAIGGAFGATAFAVDLGLTTKLMMRSIMDIGRSEGEDLNELDTQLACLQVFALGGKTKHDDSLDTGYFATRIALNAAVKGSSSKLIEGLLVTSANPLLRLVSIVASRFSVQVSEKFVAQAIPVVGAVGGASINLAFIQHFQNMAQAHFSIRRLERKYGEALVRDSYEGLAVR encoded by the coding sequence ATGGTCAGTAATACCTTCACAGAGAAACTTAGTGTAGAAGACGAATTAGTGCTTCAAAATGCAAAAATAAAAATGGAAGAAATCGGTTGGGCTATGCAGGGCCTTAACCAGATTGGTAATATTATCGATAAGCGAATAGATTTACTACCTCAGAAACAGCAAAAGTGGCTGCAACAAATTTCGTATAACGTTTTACACACCGTGGTAAAGTCCAATCTAATTTCAATGAAAAATAAGCAGCCCAAAGTACCTTCGAACTTGCTCTATAAAGCGATGGTCACCTCTTCGGGCGCTATTGGTGGTGCCTTTGGGGCTACCGCTTTCGCAGTAGATTTGGGGCTTACCACCAAATTAATGATGCGCTCAATCATGGACATCGGTCGAAGCGAAGGGGAAGACTTAAACGAATTAGATACTCAATTGGCCTGTTTGCAGGTATTTGCTCTTGGCGGTAAAACCAAACATGACGATAGCTTAGATACAGGTTATTTTGCCACAAGAATAGCTCTTAATGCTGCTGTCAAAGGGTCGTCGAGCAAGCTTATCGAGGGGCTTCTGGTGACCTCTGCTAACCCTCTTTTAAGATTGGTTTCCATCGTAGCTTCACGATTTAGCGTTCAAGTATCGGAAAAATTTGTTGCCCAAGCTATTCCGGTGGTGGGTGCCGTTGGTGGGGCATCTATCAATCTTGCCTTTATTCAGCATTTTCAGAATATGGCTCAAGCCCATTTCAGCATCAGAAGATTGGAACGCAAATATGGAGAAGCATTGGTCAGGGACAGTTATGAAGGTTTAGCCGTACGTTAG
- a CDS encoding putative membrane protein, translating to MSEYYNYIKALHLIFVITWFAGLFYIPRLFIYHIEASQKPSPEKEILTNQLQLMTKRLWYIITWPSAVLAVLFAVWLLILAPHFLQQPWMHVKLGFVALLIAYHLKNHQIFNQLQRNEVKYTSNYMRIWNEGATLILFAIVFLVILKSAFNWIFGVVGIIVLGILLMLGIKLYKRIRNKNPKA from the coding sequence GTGTCAGAATACTACAATTATATCAAGGCTCTTCATCTCATTTTCGTGATTACTTGGTTTGCCGGCCTTTTTTATATTCCCCGTTTATTTATTTACCACATTGAGGCTTCTCAAAAGCCATCTCCCGAAAAGGAAATCCTTACCAATCAACTACAACTGATGACCAAACGTTTGTGGTACATCATCACATGGCCCTCTGCCGTGCTTGCTGTGCTGTTTGCAGTATGGTTATTAATTTTGGCCCCGCATTTTCTGCAACAACCATGGATGCATGTCAAGCTTGGTTTTGTAGCGCTTCTGATAGCCTACCATCTTAAAAACCATCAGATATTCAATCAACTACAGCGCAATGAGGTAAAATACACCTCAAATTATATGCGTATTTGGAACGAGGGAGCCACCCTTATTCTATTTGCCATTGTTTTCTTGGTTATCTTGAAAAGTGCCTTTAATTGGATTTTCGGAGTCGTGGGTATTATTGTATTGGGTATTCTGCTCATGCTTGGCATTAAACTGTATAAACGTATCAGAAACAAAAACCCGAAAGCTTAA
- a CDS encoding phospho-acceptor domain-containing protein has protein sequence MILLVVIASILIAGVLVFQYHEQSKDYHKGRLERKEEQVRQSVEYVLRETTYPVTTENLHNIFHMEIYRIANVQNQRLNIYDLEGQLLKSSRPKFEVDSVSNCLRPYILNQLEASPTKRFVDEKAVAGDNYRASYTYINDNKFKPIGILNLPYYEDDSFSNMELRELLTRLAGVYLLMLLIAISLAYFISTYITRSLQTISDMLGRTHLTRRNEKILIQNPSEEIKKLVTSYNAMIDELEQSAVKLARSEREQAWREMAKQVAHEIKNPLTPMRLSIQSFERKFDPQDPDIVRKVHEYSKTLIQQIDTMSSIASAFSNFAEMPAQQNETLNVVKIVKLALDIFNEDYIHFISEEDEVIAKMDRTQLIRIVTNLVKNAIQAVPEVDSPRILVSVATDKDFVKICVADNGIGIEDEFREKIFEPKFTTKSSGMGLGLGMVKNIVETYKGSIDFTSQPGKGTVFSVKLPKENN, from the coding sequence ATGATACTTTTAGTGGTCATTGCGTCTATATTGATAGCGGGGGTTCTTGTATTTCAATATCACGAGCAATCAAAAGATTATCATAAGGGCCGTTTAGAGCGTAAAGAAGAACAGGTAAGGCAGAGTGTAGAATATGTGCTTAGAGAAACTACCTACCCGGTAACCACTGAGAATTTGCACAATATTTTTCATATGGAAATATACCGCATAGCGAATGTGCAAAATCAGAGATTGAACATTTATGACCTAGAAGGGCAGTTACTTAAAAGTTCTAGGCCGAAATTCGAGGTCGATTCCGTATCAAATTGCCTTCGCCCTTATATTCTCAATCAACTTGAAGCAAGCCCGACCAAACGTTTTGTCGACGAAAAGGCGGTTGCAGGTGATAATTATAGGGCATCTTACACTTATATCAACGATAATAAATTCAAACCCATTGGTATATTGAATTTGCCTTATTACGAAGATGATTCTTTTAGTAATATGGAGCTTCGAGAACTTTTGACACGTTTGGCAGGTGTCTATCTGCTGATGTTGCTTATCGCCATTAGTTTGGCCTATTTTATTTCTACTTACATAACGCGTTCTCTACAGACGATTTCAGATATGTTGGGTAGAACGCATCTTACTAGACGAAACGAGAAAATTTTGATTCAAAACCCCAGTGAAGAGATAAAAAAATTGGTCACTTCTTACAATGCCATGATCGATGAGCTTGAACAAAGTGCAGTAAAACTGGCTAGAAGCGAACGGGAACAGGCTTGGCGTGAAATGGCCAAGCAGGTAGCCCATGAAATAAAAAACCCGCTGACACCAATGCGACTGAGTATTCAAAGTTTTGAACGCAAGTTCGACCCTCAAGACCCTGATATTGTGAGAAAGGTCCATGAATATTCGAAAACATTGATACAACAAATCGATACCATGAGCAGTATTGCTTCTGCATTCTCGAATTTTGCAGAAATGCCTGCGCAGCAGAACGAGACCTTGAACGTGGTCAAAATTGTAAAATTGGCCCTTGATATTTTTAATGAAGATTATATTCATTTTATTTCTGAAGAAGATGAGGTCATTGCCAAAATGGATCGTACACAACTTATTCGTATAGTTACCAATTTGGTGAAAAATGCGATTCAGGCGGTACCCGAAGTAGACTCGCCCCGAATTTTAGTGTCTGTTGCCACAGATAAAGATTTTGTGAAAATTTGTGTTGCCGACAATGGGATCGGTATCGAAGATGAATTCAGGGAGAAAATTTTTGAACCTAAATTTACTACCAAATCGAGTGGTATGGGCCTTGGGTTGGGAATGGTCAAGAATATTGTTGAAACATACAAAGGCAGCATCGATTTTACCTCACAACCTGGTAAGGGCACTGTCTTTTCGGTGAAGTTGCCCAAAGAAAATAACTAA